The Leptospira noumeaensis genome segment AAAAATTCCTGAAGGAAAATGGAGGCCATTTCTAAAAGAATCAGAATCAAAGTTAGGTGTTACCATTCCCGTTAAAAGTTTTTATTTGGATGAGTATCCTGTTACAAATAAAGAATATTCTGAATTCATAAAGACAAATCCACAGTGGAAAAAAGGAAAGGTTTCTTCTTTATTTGCCGATGGCGGTTACTTGGGTGATTGGAAGGGAAAAACTTATGAAGAGAATCAAACAGATTCCCCTGTAACTTATGTTTCTTGGTTTACTGCCAATGCCTATTGCCAATGGAAAGGGAAGCGGTTACCTAAAGAATCGGAGTGGGAATATGTTGCGAGTATCCCACCGGCTAGTAAAAATAAAAAGGCAGTAGAAACAGTGATCCTTAACTGGTACGGGGAGGTTCGGCCAGAATTCCTTCCTAATGTTGGTAAATACAAAAATGCTTTTGGTGTGTATGACCAACATGGAATGATTTGGGAATGGGTCTTTGACTTTAATAACACTTCTGTGACAGGAGATTCCAGGCAAGATACTGATATCGAAAGTAGTTTGTTTTGCGGTGGTGGTTCCCTAAAAGCCAACGATTTTTCCAACTATGCATCTTACATGCGTTATGGATATCGTGCAGGTTTAAAGGGTTGGTATACGGCTAAATATTTAGGATTTCGATGTGCTAAGGAT includes the following:
- a CDS encoding formylglycine-generating enzyme family protein, encoding MSRLIFLFCFLSVSVSGEMVKIPEGKWRPFLKESESKLGVTIPVKSFYLDEYPVTNKEYSEFIKTNPQWKKGKVSSLFADGGYLGDWKGKTYEENQTDSPVTYVSWFTANAYCQWKGKRLPKESEWEYVASIPPASKNKKAVETVILNWYGEVRPEFLPNVGKYKNAFGVYDQHGMIWEWVFDFNNTSVTGDSRQDTDIESSLFCGGGSLKANDFSNYASYMRYGYRAGLKGWYTAKYLGFRCAKD